The sequence below is a genomic window from Ovis aries strain OAR_USU_Benz2616 breed Rambouillet chromosome 19, ARS-UI_Ramb_v3.0, whole genome shotgun sequence.
TATTCTAATCTCTGAAACCTAACAATCACACTTTGTAATTAGTGAGGCAGGGAATTTCATCCTAAAAAGAATTTATAGCCCAGACTGGGGAGTCTACAGATTACATGTATTATGTTATGTTATATACATACTGTTGGTGAGCACCAGGGGTCAAATACTGAGATTTCTGAAGCCTGCTCTCCAAACTCCTGGTCTATTGCTCCGTATTCCATCCTTCTCCCCTGCTCCCAGCAATCAAGGCTAGAGGAGGCAGATAAAGGGCTCTGATGCAGTGTCTGTGTCTCGCCTTCAGGCTGAATGCATCAGGAATATAAATAAGTGCTGGATTTTAGCCTACCTCAGGCCAACAGACTCCATATGCGGCAGTGACCACATTACCTACAGTGGGGAATGCCACCTCTGCTACAGAATTCTgtaagtcttaattttttttttttactctcctttctcTCAAGTCAAGAGGCTAAACATGGCCAGGATAGGAAGGGCCTCCTTGGAACACTTCCAACTGATTCGATCTTCCTTCCAGAGAATGCTCCGCTAtcgctcctccatttcttctctccctccctatGCTCCCCAATGTGATCCCATTCAGACAGAAACAAAAACCCACTGAAGAGACTGTGCTATGTCTGGCCTGGACAAAGACCAAGTGGAAGAAACTCAGTAGCGCAAGTAGCCACAGCAGTCAGGTCTTGTGACCACAGATGAAGGTTATCCTTAAGCTCCCTCAGGCCAAAGAACAAAAGCCTGATGAAGAAGAGGAGGTAGCTGGGCAAAGTATCTGTCTTCTAAGTCCAACATATGACCTTCCTGAGTCCTTGGCTGCTCTTTAATCCTGTGTATGTGCTGTACTTCCTTGGTTCTCTGTCATAATTTTGTTGTTGAAAACTGGAGGAGCATAATATCAcaactctggaaatcagattctcTCCGCTCTCCAAGGTTTTTACTGTTGCTGTTGGTTAGTTTAATGACTTCTGGAATAATTCTGTGAAACTTACATGTTTTGGTCATGTATAGTCACTACACAGGTCCCATTTAATTGTCTTAGGGGTCTCCTAAAGATTGAACAGAAATTGTCTTAAATGGCTAAAACCGATAAATCTAcaagtctttaaaaatttatttatttatttttggctgtgctgggtcttcgttgctgtgcaggctcgtctctagttggggtgagtcggggctactctctagttgtgatgcacaggctttttattttggtggcttctctagttgtagatcacaggctctagggtgcataggcttcagcagttgcagttcctgggctctagagcacaggattattagttgtggcacacaggcttagttgctccgtgacatacgagatcttccctgaccagggatcaaagctgtgtctcctacattggcaggtggattctttgccactgagccacctgggaagccttcttccAGTCTCTGCCAACAAAACCTTTATGTGTTAGATAGGGGTCCACCTCATTCTTTTGTATACAATTATCTAGTTGCTCCagcaccattttttgaagagactattcttttcccattgaatAGTCTTGGCACTCTTGCTAAAAATCAGTTGGCCATAGAtgttgggtttatttctggattctcattTCTATTCCATTATTCTCTGTCTAACCTGATGTTGGTACCACAACACTGATTATCTTTGTAGTCAGTTTTGAGATCAGGAATGTGGGGTCCTCCCAACATTTTCCCCCCTCAAAATGGTTCTGGTTACTCAGGTCTTTTGCAATTCCATATAAATTTGAAGGTAGTCTTTTccacttctgaaaaaaaaaaaaaaggccattggGATTTTGACAAGGGTTACATCAAATCTGTcagttgctttgggtagtataaacattttaacaatattaagctTTCTAATCCATGAGGATAGGAgagctttccatttatttaggccttctttcatttctttcagcaatgttttgtagcATCCAGTGGACAGTCTTTAACCTTCTgggttaaatttattttcaggtaTCTTATTTTTTGAATGATATTGTAAATgcaacatttaattttcttttcagattgttcTTTGTTGGTTTATAGAAACACAGTTGATTTTCCTGTGTTCTTGTATTCTGAAATACTGCTCAGTTTATtacctttaataatttttataggaATTGTTTGAGATTTTCTTTACATAGAACGATGTCATCTTCAAATATAAAACTTCACTTCTTACTTTCCAGTTTGGATGGCTTTTCcccccagctttattgaagtataattgaaaataatataaaattttggatttctctttttctttccaaatgttcTACTTCAAGCTTTCACTATTGAGTGTAATGTTAGATGCGGGATTTTCATAAATGTTCTTTGTTATATTGAGGAGTTTTTCTTCAATTCCTAGTTTTCTGAGTAATTTCATTATGAAAGGGTGTTTGATTTTGTCAGATGTTGTGGgttttttcagatttttgtttttttaattaaacataattTTCATTGAATGagtctttaaattctatagtgcATAACAGGTTTTaagtttcacacacatgatttcatatcCTCCCATAATAGTTCTCTTTTTCCCCTTACCCCTACAATGTCCTTcacccctttcctctccccactgatgaccactagtttgttctctgtatctgtgacagtttttttgttgtttcattcactagtttgttgtaattttttagattccacatataagtgatatcatacagtatttctttctctgacttatttcacttggcataatgctctccaagtccatccatgttgtttctaatggcaaaatttcattctttttttttttttaatgtggctgagTATCATTTCATTGTTAtgtataccacagcttctttatccattaatctgttgatAAAACtcttaggttgattccatgtcttaGCAATTAtagataatgctgctatgaacactggggtacatgtatcctttcaaattattgttgctttttaaaattacacagaggagtggaaatgctgggtcatatggttctattttaaaattttttaagagatcCCCCCATACTATTTTaaacagtggctgcaccaatttacattggCCACCAACAGTGCctaagtgttcccttttctccccatctttgtCAATATCTGTTATTTggattctttttgatgatagccattctgacagatgtcaGGTGATACCTCACCATGGTTTTGAACTGCATATCCATATTAGTTACTGATGCTGAAATGATGTGTTTTTTCAACATGAATGTGATGAGCATGTGACTCTTGCTTCATTCTTTTAATATGATGTTAGTACACTGGCTTATATTTTTAGGTTGAACCACCCTGTATTCGTGGGATAAACCCAACTTGGTTATGATGTATAgaccttttaatatgctatgatATTCAGTTTGccagtatttcagttcagttcagttgctcagtcatgtccgactctttgcaaccccaaagactgcagcatgccgtgGGGTGCCGTCTACGgcgttgtacagagtcggacatgaatgaagcgacttagcagcagcaggagcagcaggcttccctctccatcaccaactcccagagtttattcaaactcatgtccatcgaatgggtaatgccatccaaccatctcatcctctgtcgaccccttctcctcttgccttcaatatttcccagcatcagggtcttttctaatgagtgttgggagtttcagcttcagttcttccaacaaatattcaggactaatttcctttaggatggacaggttggatatccttgcagtccaagggactctcaagagtcttctccaacaccacagttcaaaagcatcaattcttcggtgctcggctttctttatagtccaactctcacatccatacatgactactggaaaaaccatagcttgactagacggacctttgtgggcaaagtaatgcctatgctttttagtatgctgtctaggttggtcatagcttttcttccaaggagcaagcgtcttttaatttcatagctgcagtcaccgactgcagagattttggagccccccaaaataaagtctgtgactgtttgcattgtttccccatctatttgccatgaagggatgggaccggatgccatgatcttagtcttctgaatgttgagttttaagccagctaaaTAATGTTGCCAGTATTTAGCTGACAGTTTCTgcatctagttttcttttttttgtgatgTCTGGCTTTGCTATTAAGGTAATTCTAGCTTCACAGAATCAATCAGGAATCTTCTTCTACtatttggaagagtttgaaaagAAATGGTATCAAATCTTTAagtatttgatagaattctctaAAGAAGCCATTTGGTCCTGAGTTTCTCTTTTTTAGGAGGTTTTCAATAACTGATTCAATCTCTTTACTTGATATATGTCctgttgatattttctatttcttcttgagtcagtttagGTAATGTGTGTTtataggaatttgtccatttcatctaggttatctaaTCAGCTGATGTACAGCTGTTCATTGCCTTCCCTTGtaaccatttttatttctgtaaggttAGTAGTAATGTCTTTACCTTTCATCAAATGGATAATTTAACTGTATTGCACATTCGCTTCCTAATACTCTTCATTTCTACTTAAATACTCAAGATTACTTTGAATTTTCTATATTTGATTTCAGACTGAGTATGTTTTATACACTCAACCTCTTTGACAAATAAACATATAgtagatatttaaaaatcacttattaAATAAGAAATCACTATTAGCTAAATGTCTCCTTCTCAAACTTAAAGATTATCATGtcaaatttagaaataatttgtgATATACCATAGAGTAAAAGTAATCATCTTGAAATATAATTTCTTACAGATATGAAAAACTTAACATAATTAAACTGCATGATGGGCCATGTGTAagtaaaatcacttttatttttcattttggggaGTAAACCAGATAGAGGTAAGAGTTCCTTGTTCTAGagaattttaaagatttgttatgaaaaatttcaaacatacataaaattagaaataataata
It includes:
- the SPINK8 gene encoding serine protease inhibitor Kazal-type 8 isoform X2, producing MKGVFSSAILVLVISMWAAFAVDFPLPMDRGTDLEKTTAECIRNINKCWILAYLRPTDSICGSDHITYSGECHLCYRILYEKLNIIKLHDGPCENS